A region of Anaerolineae bacterium DNA encodes the following proteins:
- a CDS encoding AAA family ATPase: MTQKKTNQELLKIALTWKRFGMDVIPDHPGKKYPFGIEGWQAKDFTENDLRHWIGRGYVIGLRNQEGLDFDNGGKPSADELFTGWRDLVEQTTPGLVDRLIIEKTKNAGYHVAWKCPVIDGNQKLATDGNGTTLIETRGQGGQFVVAPSPGYEVIQGSWPNLAEITPEERRILLDCAKAFDAPTPEPPRAHQSHQNGDNDRPGDIYNQKHAGEALDLLKREGWAEVYRRGDTVYLRRPGKDRGVSATFDYAGSNLFYPFSTNSSPFETETSYSPFAVFATLQHGSNFEAAAKDLAQRFGMNSNEPGSVLNVPENEADKNRAALFPHFTLSQGLVLPDSDYLIYGAIERGDIGMTYGDAAAGKTYVSIDLAVSLAAGLPWMGKWKVKHPFSVLYFIAEGRKKFFRRVLAAVNGMAERGADVGEVYRLVNDNLEIVTEVPQLFTQEASRYVTHYVDLWQQMGSPAVDIVFIDTLHRASVGSEENSSKDAGIVVEAITWMQRQLNCAANFVHHSNKSGGYRGSTAYRGNVDFVFKVEGLHREPRILTIDKLRDGEPDGPIEGLPNVAKFKVDDQSQGTYTTWLSGGDALECLPQKKPSKKQQAKSEVIEILTKRPGESKNALAQLVTSASKNTTATALEEMIADGEIITKSGAKNSYECYLPDFG; encoded by the coding sequence ATGACTCAAAAAAAAACCAATCAGGAATTGTTAAAAATTGCGTTGACCTGGAAACGATTCGGGATGGACGTGATACCAGACCATCCCGGCAAAAAATACCCTTTTGGTATTGAGGGCTGGCAAGCAAAAGATTTTACAGAGAACGATTTAAGGCACTGGATAGGGAGAGGTTATGTCATCGGCCTACGCAACCAGGAGGGTTTAGATTTTGATAACGGCGGCAAACCTTCAGCCGATGAATTGTTTACCGGCTGGCGTGATTTAGTAGAGCAAACCACGCCGGGACTCGTTGACCGGCTGATTATCGAAAAGACCAAAAATGCCGGTTATCACGTGGCCTGGAAATGCCCGGTTATTGACGGCAACCAAAAACTGGCAACCGATGGCAACGGCACAACGTTAATTGAGACACGCGGCCAGGGCGGGCAATTTGTGGTAGCGCCATCCCCAGGCTATGAGGTTATTCAAGGTTCTTGGCCCAACCTGGCAGAAATCACGCCGGAAGAACGGCGCATCCTGTTGGATTGCGCCAAAGCGTTTGACGCGCCCACGCCAGAGCCGCCCAGAGCGCACCAGAGCCACCAGAACGGCGATAATGACCGGCCCGGCGATATTTACAATCAAAAACACGCGGGGGAGGCATTAGATTTATTAAAGCGCGAAGGCTGGGCCGAAGTCTACCGGCGCGGCGATACTGTCTACCTACGCCGGCCGGGCAAAGACCGGGGGGTGTCTGCAACCTTTGACTATGCTGGCTCAAATCTGTTTTATCCATTCTCCACAAACTCAAGTCCATTCGAGACAGAAACGAGCTACAGTCCATTCGCGGTTTTTGCTACACTGCAGCACGGCAGCAACTTTGAGGCGGCGGCAAAAGACCTGGCGCAACGATTCGGGATGAACAGCAACGAGCCGGGCAGCGTCTTAAACGTGCCCGAAAATGAGGCAGATAAAAACCGGGCGGCCCTCTTCCCCCACTTCACCTTATCGCAAGGTTTGGTTTTGCCCGATTCCGATTATCTCATATACGGAGCAATCGAACGGGGCGACATTGGCATGACATACGGCGACGCAGCGGCGGGTAAAACCTATGTCTCTATTGACCTGGCCGTATCATTGGCCGCCGGTTTGCCCTGGATGGGAAAATGGAAGGTAAAACACCCGTTTAGCGTCCTGTATTTTATTGCCGAAGGCCGCAAGAAGTTTTTTAGGCGAGTTTTAGCGGCGGTTAACGGTATGGCAGAACGTGGGGCAGATGTAGGCGAGGTATACCGCCTTGTCAACGATAACCTGGAGATTGTGACCGAAGTTCCCCAATTATTCACCCAGGAGGCCAGCCGATATGTAACCCACTACGTTGACCTGTGGCAGCAGATGGGAAGCCCGGCTGTTGATATTGTTTTTATTGACACACTGCACCGGGCGAGCGTGGGCAGTGAGGAAAACTCAAGCAAAGACGCCGGCATTGTAGTTGAGGCCATTACCTGGATGCAACGCCAGTTAAATTGTGCTGCTAATTTTGTTCATCACAGCAACAAAAGTGGGGGATATCGGGGTAGCACTGCCTATCGGGGCAATGTTGATTTTGTTTTCAAAGTGGAGGGTTTACACCGAGAACCTCGCATCTTGACCATTGACAAATTGAGGGATGGCGAGCCAGACGGCCCAATTGAGGGTTTGCCCAATGTAGCTAAATTCAAGGTTGACGACCAGAGCCAGGGAACCTATACAACGTGGTTAAGTGGGGGGGACGCTCTTGAATGTCTGCCCCAGAAAAAACCAAGCAAAAAACAGCAGGCCAAAAGTGAGGTTATCGAAATTCTGACCAAACGGCCCGGCGAAAGCAAAAATGCGCTGGCTCAATTAGTTACAAGTGCCTCAAAAAACACTACTGCCACCGCCCTTGAGGAAATGATAGCCGATGGTGAGATTATCACTAAAAGCGGGGCCAAAAATTCTTATGAGTGTTACTTACCCGATTTTGGGTAA